AAGCATCATTTTAGAGAGCATACAGCGGACTTTTTCGCCCCCAGATAGCACATTAACGTGTTTATTCACGTCATCACCGGAGAAGAGCATCCGTCCTAAGAAACTTCTCAAGAAGGTATTGTCTTGTTCTTCAGGTGTTTTAGCATATTGGAAGAGCCATTCTAATATTGATTGGTCGCTGTTATCAAACTCTTTTGAGGTATCACGCGGCAGGTAACTTTGACTGGTGGTGACTCCCCACTTGAAGCTACCGGAATCAGGCTCCATTTCTCCCATTAAAATTTGGAAAAGGGTAGTCACTGCCACATCATTGCGGCTAACAAAGGCTACCTTATCATCGTTTTTCAGATGGAAGGTAATATTATCTAGCACTTTGACGCCATCAATTGTTTTAGAGAGGCCTTCAACGGTTAAGACGTCATTACCTATTTCACGTTCTGGTTCAAAGCCAACATAGGGATACTTACGGCTAGATGGTTGAATATCATCGAGCTCGATCTTATCCAGCATTTTCTTACGGGAAGTTGCTTGCTTTGATTTGGAAGCATTGGCTGAGAAACGAGCGATAAAGGCCTTTAATTCTTTGACCTTTTCTTCCTTTTTAGCATTGGCATCGGCTTGTAATTTGGCGGCTAACTCACTGGATTGCTTCCAAAAATCATAGTTCCCCACGTAAAGTTTAATTTTACCAAAGTCAACATCACAGATATGGGTACATACTTGGTTTAAGAAATAGCGGTCATGGGAGACCACGATAACTGCGTTAGGGAAGTTAATAATATACTCTGCCAACCATTCAATAGAATCTGCATCTAAACCATTGGTCGGTTCATCGAGTAAGAGAATATCAGGATTTCCAAAGAGAGCTTGAGCTAAGAGCACTTTCACTTTGTCACGTTCTTCGAGGTCACTCATTAGTTGATAGTGTTTGTCTTCTGCAATCCCTAAACCTTGGAGTAATTGCGAAGCTTCAGATTCAGCTTCCCAGCCATTCATTTCAGCAAACTGTGCCTCAAGTTCACCAGCACGAATACCATC
The nucleotide sequence above comes from Aerococcus urinae. Encoded proteins:
- a CDS encoding ABC-F family ATP-binding cassette domain-containing protein; translated protein: MLQVSNVSLHFSDRKLYDNVNLKFNPGNCYGIIGANGAGKSTFLKILSGEIAPSTGEVSKEANERISVLNQDHFAFEEYSPIDTVIMGNKELYQIREEKDAIYAKSDFSEEDGIRAGELEAQFAEMNGWEAESEASQLLQGLGIAEDKHYQLMSDLEERDKVKVLLAQALFGNPDILLLDEPTNGLDADSIEWLAEYIINFPNAVIVVSHDRYFLNQVCTHICDVDFGKIKLYVGNYDFWKQSSELAAKLQADANAKKEEKVKELKAFIARFSANASKSKQATSRKKMLDKIELDDIQPSSRKYPYVGFEPEREIGNDVLTVEGLSKTIDGVKVLDNITFHLKNDDKVAFVSRNDVAVTTLFQILMGEMEPDSGSFKWGVTTSQSYLPRDTSKEFDNSDQSILEWLFQYAKTPEEQDNTFLRSFLGRMLFSGDDVNKHVNVLSGGEKVRCMLSKMMLSKANVLVMDNPTNHLDLESISSLNDGLIRFKGVLLFSSHDREFLSTIANRVIHVSPNGLVDRIETGYEEYLNNEDTQARVDALYQ